In the Microcoleus sp. AS-A8 genome, TCAAGCCAATCCCGCACGACTTGCTCCGAACACCCCTGAGGATGGTCGTTGAAAACATCCTGCAATGTCTGACCGTTGATTTTTTCCATGACCAAGCAGGAGAGTAAGCGCTCTGGGGGATACCCCAGTCTCACCGTAAAGTAGCTATCTTGCTCAACCCTGGGGACACCCGGATGCTTCAGGCGTTGTAAAACCGATGCCTCTTGCTCAAATAGCTGTAATGCCTTGGGGGAAGTTTCCACCAAAACCTTCAACACCTGCTCCTTGTTGCGCCCCAGATCCCAGATGGTGTAGATGGCGGCAAAACCTCCCGTCCCCAACTTCTGGAGAGGAATATAGCGATTATTCAATAGCAGAGCCGCTCCACAGCCATTACAAAACTTATTCCCCCAAGGTTGCGGATAAGGGCGGGGACAATCGGGGTTAATGCAGTGAACCGCCTGGGCAACAGACTGATGCACAACGACCTAGATACACAGTGCCCCTCGATTCTACACAACAAGGAAGGGGGAATGAAGGTTATCGGTGTTTCTCCCATCCTCCCATCCTCACGCTTAGCTCCGGTCCCCCTCCTCCCACTCCCATCCTCACGCTTAGCTCCGGTCCCCCTCCCATCCTCCCACTCCTTCCACCTCGCGGGTGGGAAACTTTCGCCGCCTTGCACTAGTGAGTGCTGAGAACGGTTTGTAGATTTTTCAACAATTCATTTGAGGTGTAGGGTTTGGGCAAAAAAGTTTTGACGCAACTCCCAACGAATTCAACCATCTTATGGTTTGATACCAATCCGCTGACACCAATAATCTTGACCTGCGGATTAATTTTTTGTAACACCCGAATGGTTGTTGGCCCATCCATCGACGGCATCATCATATCAATCAAAACTGCCCGGACTTCCTCCTTATGTTCCGTATACAGGGCGAGAGCTTCAATCCCATCACTCGCATCTAAAACTCTGTAGCCATTGGCTTCCAGCAAGGTTTTACTAACTTCACGAATAGATTTTTCGTCATCCACCAACAGAATTAATTCCCCATGTCCTGCCAGTAATTCATGAGGCTCGGCTTGAGTTCCATCGATTTCGCTGCTTTGTGTAACCGGGAAGTACACCTTAAACTCGGTTCCTGTTCCGACTTCGCTATAGACGTTCACAAAACCACCGTGGCTTTTGATAATGCCGATCGCGGTTGAAAGACCCAGTCCTGTTCCTTTACCCAGCTCTTTGGTAGTGAAAAAAGGCTCAAAAATTTTATCGATGATTTCTTTAGAAATACCACTTCCTGTATCCGATACCGTAATTACCACATAAGGCCCAACCTTAGCATCCAAATTGATGCGGGCATAGTTCTCATCAACCCATAAATTTGTCGCCGCAATCTTCAAAATCCCCCCTTCCGACATGGCATCACGCGCATTAACGCAGAGGTTCATGAGTACCTGATGCAGTTGGGTCGCTTCTCCCCGAATCGTCCAAAGATTTTGCGCGGGTAAATCGGTGTGAATCTCAATTGCTCTGGAAAAGGTTTGTTTAACAATCTGCTCAATTTCTGAAATTAATTTCTCCACCTTTAATGTGCTGCGCCGACCTTCGAGTCCGCGTGAAAACAACAGGACTTGCTTCACCAAATCTGCCCCACGTCGAACATTGGTTTCCATGATGGAAAGCCACTCTAGGCTCTGCTCATCATGAAGTTTAGCTTCCAATAGTTGAACGGTCATCATAATCGGGGTCAGTGCATTGTTGAGGTCGTGGGCAATACCGCTGGCCAAGGTTCCCAGACTCTCCATGCGCTGAGCTCGGAGAAACTGCGCTTCGAGTTGTTTTTTCTCGGTAATGTCAGTGTTGACGGTGAGGATAGATTTGGGTAGCCCCTGTTCATCACAGACTAAAGTCCAGCGCGTCGTCACGACAATTTCCTTCCCTTGTTTGGTGACATGACGTAACTCACCCTGCCAAGAGCCACACTCAGCCAGAAGTTGCGGTGGGTCTTCTATATCACATAAGGCTTCCCGATACAAGAGTTTCAGGGCATTTTTTCCGATCGCTTCTTCGGCTGTCCAACCATACACCTGTTCCGCCCCTTTGTTCCAAAATAGAATTTGGTTATCCAAGTCTTGAACGAGAATCGCATCCGTGGTGATATCGAGCAAGGCGGCTTGTTCGCGGATTTTTTGTTCAGAGAGATGGCGTTGCTGGATTTCTTGTTCCAGACGCTGATTTTGTTCT is a window encoding:
- a CDS encoding response regulator; translated protein: MSADPTNQGVILIVDDTPTNLEMLFDFLGLAGFKVLIAEDGASALERAEYAPPDLILLDVLMPEMDGFETCRRLKANELTKDIPVIFMTALSETTDKVKGLNLGAVDYITKPLQHEEVLARVQLQLRLRKLTKTLQEQNQRLEQEIQQRHLSEQKIREQAALLDITTDAILVQDLDNQILFWNKGAEQVYGWTAEEAIGKNALKLLYREALCDIEDPPQLLAECGSWQGELRHVTKQGKEIVVTTRWTLVCDEQGLPKSILTVNTDITEKKQLEAQFLRAQRMESLGTLASGIAHDLNNALTPIMMTVQLLEAKLHDEQSLEWLSIMETNVRRGADLVKQVLLFSRGLEGRRSTLKVEKLISEIEQIVKQTFSRAIEIHTDLPAQNLWTIRGEATQLHQVLMNLCVNARDAMSEGGILKIAATNLWVDENYARINLDAKVGPYVVITVSDTGSGISKEIIDKIFEPFFTTKELGKGTGLGLSTAIGIIKSHGGFVNVYSEVGTGTEFKVYFPVTQSSEIDGTQAEPHELLAGHGELILLVDDEKSIREVSKTLLEANGYRVLDASDGIEALALYTEHKEEVRAVLIDMMMPSMDGPTTIRVLQKINPQVKIIGVSGLVSNHKMVEFVGSCVKTFLPKPYTSNELLKNLQTVLSTH